TCCAAAGAAAAGCACAAAAAATAAGACGACAGATATAAGTAAAATTGGTATATTCAATACCAAGCACCTCCATTACACATCTTTCCTTAGTGTACTGAAAGCGTTGATACGAGTCAATTATTTTTGGCAATCAAACAAAAACACAATCGCAATTGTCCTAAATACGCCATAAATGGCCTATCGTAGAACTAGCGCGATTGTGTGGAAAACACCTTAAGCCTTAAGCTATTTATTTTCTTCCGCTTCCTCCACAGCAGGAACAAGTTTCTGATCCGCCTAGCAGTAGTTGAAAATACCCTTTACCTGAGCAATACGGGCAATCCTTCTTCTCTGTTTGCAGTTGATTTTTCATTCCCTATCCCTCCAGATGATTTTTCTAAAAACAGAATTTAATTTAATTTTCTGATAATATACCATCTCTTTAAGGAAAAAGGAAAGGGACAAAAACGACCGAAAAATACGATGTAAGCGAATACATCTTATCCAATCTTTCTGTTTCTTACTTTATCTTAAATTTACAGAATTATTAGAAAAATAACTTGTACGCACTATAGTTGAAAACGTGTCCGGGATTCATGGCATTCGTTTCTTTTAACATAGAAAGGTTTGTAAGCTTGGAGCAATAGTGTATAAGTAACGAAGAATCTGGATCACTCTCCAATTCCTCAAGCGATTTAAACGCTGCGTCAGATAGTTCGCTTTCTTGATAGACAACTTCGCTATTTAAGGGCGTACATAAAAACAGGAGCATATTATCGCTAATCGTTTCCTTAATCACTCCAGATCTGACTCCAACCAGACCTTCTACTTTTACGCTGATGCCTGTTTCCTCTAATATTTCTCGAGCAACCGCCTCATCTACGGTTTCGTTTGCTTCCACAAATCCTGCAGGAAAGGACCACTTTCCCTTCAGTCCTCCATAGCGTTTTTTCACGACAAGCCATTTTCCGTCATCCGCTACCACAATCCCAGCAACCGCGAGCCAGACATTCTCTCTTTTCCCCATCTTATCGTCCCCCTGTTTCTATCCAATACTGTAATGGTATCAGGAAAAAAGGCAAAAAGAAAAGCTGCACGTTATAAAAATGTGCAGCTCTCAAGATATAGCTTATAATACGTTGAATTTACCTTTTTTCATTACTAGTCCAGCTCCACCAATCATGTAAAGAGCACGGTTATCAACCATTTTCTTCATGAAGGAAGCTTTGGAACCCCAGATTTTGCGACCAAATACTACACCGATTGCATCGTCTTCGCCTAAAGAACAAACTGTTCCTTTTAGGTCTGGAGTGAAAGTTTGTAATTCGCCTTGGCCACGAACCAATACTGCCAAGTTTTTCGCACATACTTCCCCTTGCTGCATCGCGATTTGAGCAGTTGGAGGGTATGGGCGGTTGATTTCTTCGTTGATGATAAGAGAGCAATCCCCAACGATGAATACATCTTCATGTCCAGGAGCGCGCAAGTAAGGATCTACTTTCACACGGCCACGCATGTTTTCGAAACCGGAATCTTCCACCAAGTGGTTTCCACGTACACCAGCAGCCCAAACAACTGTACCAGCTTTGATTTCTTCCACTTCTTCGTCTTTAGCAACGATGATTCCTTCTTCAGTAGCTTCTTTGATCGCTGTGCCAATTTTGAACTCAACGCCTTTACGCTCAAGCGTGTTTACAGCGTATTCTACTAGTTCTGGATCAAATCCAGGAAGTACAGTCGGTGCTGCTTCTACACACACGATGCGTACTTTTTCTTTAGGAATATCAAACTCTTGGCAAAGTTCAGGAACACGGTTAACTAATTCTCCAAGGAACTCGATACCAGTGAATCCAGCTCCACCAACTACGATTGTTAAACGATCGTCGCGACGGTGTGCTTCTGTGTTGTAAGTAGCAAATTGATATTCGATATGCTCACGGATTTTACGAGCAACATTTAAGTTTGCGATCGTGAACGCATGCTCTTTTAACCCTTTGATTCCAAAAGTCTCTGCTTCATAACCAAGACCAACAACAAGGTAGTCATACGCAATTTCTCCGCCTTTAGTCAATGCAACAGTTTTCGCTTCACGGTTGATGCCTGTTACTGTATCGTGTAAGAAATGAATCTTGCTGCGATCAATAACATCAGAAATTTTGTAACGAGTGCGATCAGCTGGCAATGTTCCTGCTGATGCTTCGTGTAACCATGTTGACTCGTAATGGTAATCGTTTTTGTTTACCAACGTAATATCGGCTTCATTGACACCGATCATTTTTTGAAGACGAACAGCCGTTACAAGTCCACCGTAACCTGCACCTAGAATAACTATACTTGGCTTTTTCAAATGAATCACACCTTTTATATTGAAATTTTTTATAAAATAAATATGAAGACATGGAACAAATCCCACTGTACCTATTCTTACTATCCACTATTAAGATAAAATTTATTAGAAATAAATGATTGTGAAATACTTCACGAATATGGACGGCAAAAAAGTGCGAAATTTGTCACAAAGAAACTTAACCTACCTAACATCATATTCTTTTTCCGTCATTTTTTCAAGACAAAATCGTAGTTTAAAAAGCTTTAAAATATTCGGAAAAAACAAGTAATTTCGTACATAAATACCTGAATTTCTATCTATTTTCAGTATATGTTCCCCTTTTTCCTAGGTTGAAAACAGAAATTGTGAGAAAATTATGCTATGATAAAGAAAGAAAGTTAACAATTGTTTAGGGGGATAGATTAAGATGAGCGAAGAACAAAAAGTATTTGACATCACCATCATCGGTGGAGGGCCAACTGGCTTATTCACTGCTTTCTACGGAGGTATGAGGCAGGCTAGCGTCAAAATCATTGAAAGTCTTCCACAATTGGGTGGACAGTTATCCGCGTTATACCCCGAAAAGTACATATATGATATTGCCGGGTTCCCAAAAATCCGTGCACAAGAATTGATCAACAACCTAAAAGAACAGATGGCCAAGTTTGAGCCAACGGTTGCACTTGAGCAATCCGTACAAACCCTTGAAAAAATGGGAGACGGCACGTTCAAGATTGTGACAGATAAAGAAACACACTATTCCAAAGCAGTTATCATCACAGCCGGGAATGGAGCATTCCAACCACGCCGCCTTGAGCTTGAGAATGCTAAGGAATATGAGAACAAGAACATCCACTATTTTGTGGACGATATGAATAAATTTGCTGGCAAAAAAGTCGTTGTATTTGGCGGCGGGGATTCCGCTGTTGACTGGGCATTAATGCTTGAACCAATAGCTGAGAAAGTAACACTTGTTCACCGTCGTGATAAATTCCGTGCACACGAGCACAGTGTAGAAACATTAATGAATTCTAAAGTGGAAATTAATACGCCATACGTGCCGGCAGAACTGATCGGTGACGAGAATGCAATCAATCAGGTTGTCCTCGAAAAAGTGAAATCCGAAGACCGTGAAGTGTTGGATGTTGATGATGTAATTGTAAACTATGGATTTGTTTCCTCCCTTGGTCCTATCAAGGATTGGGGACTTGAAATCGAAAAGAATTCCATCGTGGTCAATTCCAAAATGGAAACGAACATCTCCGGAATTTATGCTGCCGGTGATATTTGCACCTACGAAGGAAAAGTGAAACTAATCGCTTGCGGCTTTGGCGAGGCACCAACTGCTGTAAACAACGCCAAATCCTATATCGATCCAAAAGCAAAAGTACAACCGCTTCATAGTACTAGTTTATTCTAAGCTGGCTATGAAGGTGCAGCCAACCCTTGTGGAAACTGGGGTTGGTTTTTTGTGTTTAGGAGACATTTACCCTGTAACCTTCCTCTATTACTCGCCGTCTAACTTATAATGCAAAGCCATTCGCTAAATTCTCCGCACAAAATGCAGTTATCGGAACCCTGGGAGTGGCACTAGTGATTGGCGCATGCTTCTTCTATCGCTGGAAAAGCACAAAATATTTGAGCATGGAAAAAGCACCTCTCTATGGGTAAAGGTGCTTTTCTTGTTTTATACGTCTACCAAAAGACAACAATCTTGCCATTATCGATGCTGATGAAATATCCTACATAATTCCCAAGGTCTACATTAACCTCTTCCCCAGTTTCCAGGACGTGTTGAATGCCCTCAACGATCCCGGTATACTCCGTCCAAGTGTCTGCGGAAAAATAGTCGATCAACACTTCTGCATGTGTAGGGTCTGCCACAGCTGCCCCTGTGCTCATGGAAAGTAAAATGCCTTCTGTCTCATGGTAGATCATAAATCCGTCTGATTCTGGAATGCCATACAGATTGGCGCCATGCTTTTCTGCGATGGCTATATGGCTTTTAAATTTTTCGTCATATATTTTGTGATAGGTATAGTCTCCTAAAGTGACTGTTTCAGGTTGCTCTTCCACGTCATTATTCTTGTGGTCAATTGTTTCAGGGGTAGAAGGTTCATCTCGTGGAGCTTCTGTTGGATTTTCTACCGGCTCAGTACTTACTTCTGTAACTTCTACTACTTCATTGGTATCTGCTTCATTGCTATCTATGGAAAATGTATTAGATGGTATCGCCATGCGTACATATTGATTGGAAGGTTTTTTTGAATGAAATTGATATGATTCACTTGCCTGTGTGTCAACTCCCTGACAGGAAGCTCCGATACTTGCAAACCCTAGTGCCGACAAAAGAATAATTGCCATGCTCTTTTTACCTTTCAATGCGACCACTCCTTCTCTTTCACCTAACTATATAGACGGTTTAGAGTGGCAGTTGGTTTCATAATTATGGAAAATAAACAAAATAAAAAACTCGGATAACCTGACAGGCTACCCAAGCTTTTGACTATTATTTAGCATTCTTCCGGCTTTCCAGCTTCCGTCGCTGTACGGAAGGATGAACCACAGCCGCAATTTGCAATTGCGTTCGGATTGTCGATGGTGAATCCGCCGCCCATCATGGATTGTTTGAAATCGATTTTTACATCTTGAAGAATTGGCTTGCTTTCGGCATCGATTAAGATCTTAATCCCATGCTGTTCCAATTCGATGTCCTTTTCGCCTTTTTCTTCTTCAAAACCCATACCGTAAGAAAGACCGCTACATCCTCCACCTTTCACGCCTACACGTAAAAAGACCGATTCATCGCCGTGTTCTTTCATCATATCTTTTATTTGAAAAGCTGCTGCTTCTGTAATTGTAATAACATCACTCATATGTTACACCTCCCAATGTATTTCCATTTCCATTAGCTTCATTATATCGTGAAATGGAAGTCTGCTCAAACTTACTGCTTTGATAGTATATGCAAAAGGAACAAGCCATTGTGATTAATAATAGAAAGATCCTGTACAGATTACTTCTGCTGGCCCGCGCATTTTAACGGAACCTTCCTTTGTCCATGTAATAAAGAGGTCTCCCCCTGCGAGGTGAACAACCGTTTCTTTGTCACGGGCCGTTTTGTTGTTCAGGACAGACGCCACTACTGCAGCACATGCCCCGGTACCGCATGCCTGGGTGATGCCAGATCCTCTCTCCCAAACACGGAAGTGCAGCTCATCTTCTTCGACAACCTCGACAAACTCTACATTTACGCCTTCAGGAAAACGAGGATCCTTTTCTACTACAGGCCCAAGGGTCGTTAAAGGTGCATCATTAATGTCATCCAGATAAAAAATGACATGTGGGTTCCCCATAGACACTGTGGTTATATCGTAAGTTTCTCCGTCCACTGTAAATGGTTCAGCAACTAAGGCTTCCTTTTCCTCAACAAGTATCGGGATTTCCTTTGTAGAGAGTCTTGGTTCACCCATGTCGACCGTTACAGAGGTGACCTTACCTTCTGACACTTCAACTTCCGCTTCCACTAGTCCGGAGAGTGTTTCAATTTTAAAAGTTTCTGTCTGAACGATTCCGTGCTCGTAAGCATATTTTGCTACACAGCGAAGACCATTCCCACAATTCTTCCCTTCAGATCCGTCGTTATTGAAGATTCGCATTTTCACTGGAGCTACCTCAGACGGGCAGATTAAAATCATCCCATCGGAACCTATGCCTGTATGGATGTTGGCAACCTTGACGGCAAGGTTTGATAGCTCTTCTTCTTTTAACTTTTCCTCAAATATATTTACATATATATAGTTGTTTCCGAGTCCGTGCATCTTGGTGAATTGAAAGGAGCGCATTTTTTACTATTCCTCCAAAAAAATAATTATTTCTTCAAGTATAAATACATAAAAGTCTGAACACAATAGAAATATCCCCCGTTTTATATGAAAAACCCATGTATCGCTTGCTTCTGCGGAAGCCCGATAACATGGGTTTTTCTGGTTTTGGATGCAGTGTTGTTGATGTGAGAACATGTTTGGGGGTTAGAGTGCTCTCGGAGGGCTTCATCTTGCTTATGAGGACATCTCTCGTTCGGAAATCTTCTCTATCAGGTCTTCATCCGGCTTATGAAGACACCTCTCCACCGAAATTCTTCTCTCACAGGTCTTCATCCGGCTTATGAGGACATCTCTCCACCGAAATTCTTCTCTATCAGGTCTTCATCCGGCTTATGAGGACATCTCTCCACCGGAAATCTTCTCCCACAGGTCTTCATCCGGCTTATGAGGACATCTCTACACCTGAAATCTTCTCTCACGGGTCTTCATCCGGCTTATGAGGACATCTCTCCACCGGAAATCTTCTCTCACAGGTCTTCATCCGGCTTATGATGACATCTCTCCACCGAAATTCTTCTCTCACAGGTCTTCATCCGGCTTATGAAGACACCTCTCCACCGAAATTCTTCTCTCACAGGTCTTCATCCGGCTTATGAGGACATCTCTCCACCTGAAATCTCCTCTATCAGGTCTTCATACAGCTTATGAGGACATCTCTCCACCGAAATTCTTCTCTCACGGGTCTTCATCCGCCTTATGAGGACATCTCTCCACCGAAAAACCGTTCTCTGAAGTCTTCATCCACTATTCTATACATAAAAAATCCACCCGCCAACTAACACCGGCGAGTGGATCTATCGTTTTAGAACAAGAACATACCTGCAATTGCAGCACTTAACAAGTTTGAAAGGGTACCGGCAATGATTGCGCGGAAACCTAAACGTGCGATATCAGGACGACGGCTTGGAGCTAAGTTTCCAAGTCCACCTAATAGGATTGCCAAGGAAGAAAGGTTAGCAAATCCACAAAGTGCGAATGCGATAACAGCAACGGATTTTTCACTGAACATATCAAGTTGTGCAGAGAAAGTAGAATATGCTACGAATTCATTTAAAACAAGCTTTTGACCAATCAAGTTACCTGCAGCAACGGCTTCACTCCAAGGAATACCGATGACAAACGCAAGTGGTGCGAATAGATAACCAAGAATGTAATCAAGTGAGAAGTTTTCAGCGCCGAACCAGCCACCGATTCCACCTAAGATTCCATTGATCAATGCAATCAATGCGATGAATGCTAATAGCATCGCACCAACGTTAAGAGCAAGTTTTAAACCGTCAGATGCACCGCGAGCAGCTGCATCAATTACGTTCGTTGCTTTATCTTCTTCCGATTCACCAATTTGAGCATTGGTATCTGTTTTTGGCTCTTCTGTTTCAGGAATAAGCATTTTTGCCATGATTAATCCACCAGGCGCTGCCATGAAACTTGCTGCCAATAGGTACTCAAGAGGAATTCCAAGTGCTGCATAACCGAACAATACAGAACCAGCAACAGATGCAAGTCCACCTGTCATAACTGCGAACAACTCAGATTTAGTCATTCCTGCGATATAAGGACGAATAACTAGAGGTGCTTCTGTTTGTCCAACAAAGATGTTGGCGGAAGCAGATAACGATTCTGTTCTGCTTGTCCCTAAAAGCTTCGCAAGCCCGCCACCTAAGAAACGAATAACAATTTGCATAATACCAAGATAATAAAGAACCGAAATTAATGCAGAGAAGAAAATGATAATCGTTAATACATGGAATGCGAATACAAATCCTGTAGCTTCAGCCCCAGGGTTACCAAGTACCGGTCCGAAAAGGAAACCTATCCCCTCATTCGCGTAATTAATAATATTTTGTACCAGTTCAGTAAGCTTAAGGAACATGCTTCTTCCGAACTCCCATTTCAAAACGATAAATGCGAATAGCAATTGGATCGCTAAACCGCCTAAAATAGTACGAATCTTGATTTTTCGTTTGTTTTCCGATAGTAGGAATGCTATTGCAAAGATAACTGCGATTCCCATTAAACCCCATAGGATATTATTCATAATATTCACCTCTATTAGAAATTTCTGCAAGTTGTTTGTCGTCAGACATCTAACTATCACAGTACCACTTTACTACGAAATGAAAGCGTTTGAAAGAACTTTTTTTTGTCAATATGTTACATCCATAAAGAAATCGTTCTCATAACTGCGTGTTCTTAAATAAATTACCCAACAATTACAAAATAATGTATACACAAAGAAAAAAACACAGCCATTTTCATGGGTATTTAGTATCTATTTAGTTGTGAGTTTTTCACCATTATGGTACTTTTGTATTACATCGTTGAGAAAGGGTGATATTGTTGGATCCATACTATAGCAGAAATATTTCATGCGAAAATTGCCAACATGAATATAGCACATTAAAAATTAAATCTCGTTTTATTCGCCCTTTGACACATGACTCGGATTTTTGCTCTACCTACCAATCGATAGAAATGAACCCGCTCCTTTATTACGTTTCGGTTTGTCCGCATTGTGGATATGCTGTGACGGAGGAATTTAGTACCAAGCTTAATGAAGAAGCACAGCTAGCCATCCAAACAAAAATACAAAAGCATTGGAACTATAAAAATTACGGTCAGATAAGGTCTGTCGACACCGCCATAAACGCTTATAAACTAGGAATCTATTCCGGTATTATCAAAAAAGAAACCCCCATTGTCATGGCAGGATTATACCTTCGTCTCGCCTGGATATACCGCACTATTGAAAAAAGCACAACACAAGAACAACGATTCTTAAAACTTGCTGCCGAGCAGTTTGAACTTTCCTATACACTAGGAGATTATGAAGGCAAAGGAATGTCTGAAATAAAATTGCTTTACTTAATTGGGGACCTTAATTGCCGTTTGAACTTGGAGCGGCAAGCCATTCGATATTTTCAGATGGTCATCAGCCACAAGAAAAAGGATACGGAACAACGCCTTGTCACAAAAGCACGGGACCGTTGGTATGACATCCGCACATCCTCTAAAATGAGAATAAGTAGTTAGGTATAT
This window of the Sutcliffiella horikoshii genome carries:
- a CDS encoding NUDIX domain-containing protein → MGKRENVWLAVAGIVVADDGKWLVVKKRYGGLKGKWSFPAGFVEANETVDEAVAREILEETGISVKVEGLVGVRSGVIKETISDNMLLFLCTPLNSEVVYQESELSDAAFKSLEELESDPDSSLLIHYCSKLTNLSMLKETNAMNPGHVFNYSAYKLFF
- a CDS encoding NAD(P)/FAD-dependent oxidoreductase, whose amino-acid sequence is MIHLKKPSIVILGAGYGGLVTAVRLQKMIGVNEADITLVNKNDYHYESTWLHEASAGTLPADRTRYKISDVIDRSKIHFLHDTVTGINREAKTVALTKGGEIAYDYLVVGLGYEAETFGIKGLKEHAFTIANLNVARKIREHIEYQFATYNTEAHRRDDRLTIVVGGAGFTGIEFLGELVNRVPELCQEFDIPKEKVRIVCVEAAPTVLPGFDPELVEYAVNTLERKGVEFKIGTAIKEATEEGIIVAKDEEVEEIKAGTVVWAAGVRGNHLVEDSGFENMRGRVKVDPYLRAPGHEDVFIVGDCSLIINEEINRPYPPTAQIAMQQGEVCAKNLAVLVRGQGELQTFTPDLKGTVCSLGEDDAIGVVFGRKIWGSKASFMKKMVDNRALYMIGGAGLVMKKGKFNVL
- a CDS encoding DUF2225 domain-containing protein — protein: MILLDPYYSRNISCENCQHEYSTLKIKSRFIRPLTHDSDFCSTYQSIEMNPLLYYVSVCPHCGYAVTEEFSTKLNEEAQLAIQTKIQKHWNYKNYGQIRSVDTAINAYKLGIYSGIIKKETPIVMAGLYLRLAWIYRTIEKSTTQEQRFLKLAAEQFELSYTLGDYEGKGMSEIKLLYLIGDLNCRLNLERQAIRYFQMVISHKKKDTEQRLVTKARDRWYDIRTSSKMRISS
- a CDS encoding YuiA family protein — its product is MKNQLQTEKKDCPYCSGKGYFQLLLGGSETCSCCGGSGRK
- the dapF gene encoding diaminopimelate epimerase; translated protein: MRSFQFTKMHGLGNNYIYVNIFEEKLKEEELSNLAVKVANIHTGIGSDGMILICPSEVAPVKMRIFNNDGSEGKNCGNGLRCVAKYAYEHGIVQTETFKIETLSGLVEAEVEVSEGKVTSVTVDMGEPRLSTKEIPILVEEKEALVAEPFTVDGETYDITTVSMGNPHVIFYLDDINDAPLTTLGPVVEKDPRFPEGVNVEFVEVVEEDELHFRVWERGSGITQACGTGACAAVVASVLNNKTARDKETVVHLAGGDLFITWTKEGSVKMRGPAEVICTGSFYY
- a CDS encoding NAD(P)/FAD-dependent oxidoreductase, giving the protein MSEEQKVFDITIIGGGPTGLFTAFYGGMRQASVKIIESLPQLGGQLSALYPEKYIYDIAGFPKIRAQELINNLKEQMAKFEPTVALEQSVQTLEKMGDGTFKIVTDKETHYSKAVIITAGNGAFQPRRLELENAKEYENKNIHYFVDDMNKFAGKKVVVFGGGDSAVDWALMLEPIAEKVTLVHRRDKFRAHEHSVETLMNSKVEINTPYVPAELIGDENAINQVVLEKVKSEDREVLDVDDVIVNYGFVSSLGPIKDWGLEIEKNSIVVNSKMETNISGIYAAGDICTYEGKVKLIACGFGEAPTAVNNAKSYIDPKAKVQPLHSTSLF
- a CDS encoding NupC/NupG family nucleoside CNT transporter, which produces MNNILWGLMGIAVIFAIAFLLSENKRKIKIRTILGGLAIQLLFAFIVLKWEFGRSMFLKLTELVQNIINYANEGIGFLFGPVLGNPGAEATGFVFAFHVLTIIIFFSALISVLYYLGIMQIVIRFLGGGLAKLLGTSRTESLSASANIFVGQTEAPLVIRPYIAGMTKSELFAVMTGGLASVAGSVLFGYAALGIPLEYLLAASFMAAPGGLIMAKMLIPETEEPKTDTNAQIGESEEDKATNVIDAAARGASDGLKLALNVGAMLLAFIALIALINGILGGIGGWFGAENFSLDYILGYLFAPLAFVIGIPWSEAVAAGNLIGQKLVLNEFVAYSTFSAQLDMFSEKSVAVIAFALCGFANLSSLAILLGGLGNLAPSRRPDIARLGFRAIIAGTLSNLLSAAIAGMFLF
- a CDS encoding HesB/IscA family protein, translated to MSDVITITEAAAFQIKDMMKEHGDESVFLRVGVKGGGCSGLSYGMGFEEEKGEKDIELEQHGIKILIDAESKPILQDVKIDFKQSMMGGGFTIDNPNAIANCGCGSSFRTATEAGKPEEC